TTGTACTTTTGGTTCCTTCTCAAATAGGTAGGTTTTGGTCCTCACAAATTCTATTGGAAAACAATCTGGAAGCTCAAAAACCTTCCTAAAATGCAAGTTTTTGCTGGGCGTGTGGGTCATGAGCTATTTCCTATGAATGCCAAGATCTCCTCTATTAGTCAAGACTTTAGGAAGGATTTCCCTAGGTGTGGTACTAGTGCAGAAACCCTCATCCATGCCCTCAAAGACTGCCCAACAGCTAGGGCTATTCTTACTCTCGGTGGTCTCGATAACAGGCTTCTCGCTAGGGATTATTCCTGATGCATTGACTGGATCGAAGATGTCATACATGTTTTGGACAAGAAAACTGTAGCCGACTTTATTACGACTCTGTGGAATAGTTGGAACAACCGTAACAACTATGTTTTTCGAGGCAAGGAGGAAGAAGCGAGAGTCGTTTGGGATAGAGCTAAAACCCTTTGCCAAAATTTTCGGATCCACAATATGGTCAACAAGCCAATGCTACATGTTTGCAAAAATTAGGAGAAGCCTCCTGGCGGTTTTGCAAAAATAAACTTCGATGCTACTGTCTCTTATAATAAAATAGGTTATGGTGTGATTGTCCGTGATGATGATGGTTTTGTTCTTGAAGGGGGTGGGGGTTTCAAAGATGAAGTTTTGTCGACTGAATGGGCAGTGCTTTATGCTTTTGAGGAGAGCTTGAAAATTGTGTGTTCCCTTAATATTACAAAAGCCACTTTTGAAATTGACTGTGCCAGTTTGGTGACCAGGGTGAAGAATTGTGGAAAGGACATCACTATTATGGGTTATCACATTGACGAGgcttataaaattattgacagtttttatttcaattgcTGTTATTTGGGCCAACCATAGCTGTAATAAGGTTGCGGATTTTATTTGCAAAAAATCTATTGATAATTCTTATGACCTTTGGTATGGATTATCCTAAGGAAATTCATGATCTTGTActtgatgattttattaattgagttttgaCCTTTTGggtcttttttcaaaaaaaaattgtattgaTTGTCCAATTGCCTAATCAAATCAACTTAATCCACCTTATATCGAATTTGTGGGAGAATGCctcttattttgaccaaaatttattttaatttttcttctcctagttaaactctatttttagtttCCCACTCAGACTCTAATTAACCTAGAGTTATTGTAGTCATATATGTTACGAATTTCAGCCTATAAAAAAGTCTTAATTACTTTGGGTTTTACACAAcagaaatatttaaattgagaaaattttgttatttgtttcgAAGGGTTTTTCTTGTGggggttttgggttttttaattgtctccatcttttgtactctcctTTATTATAATGAAATCTCCTTTTgtccgtgattttttatcctcttttgaggaattttttcacataaaatttgcatatttgattttttttcgattCTTATTTTCTCCACTCTTTAATTGGGTTTATCCCCTACAGAATTTATATTCAAGTCcttaatttatgtttatttgaagTCTCATCACTAAACAATTCTTATCCTTACCCTTATAAGAAAACTTAACCCACCtttttaaataagaatattGAGATTTAACTAACATGATTTTACACAtttctataacttttacaattaatattttaataatttaataattaaatttattaatattattgtatttatgatgcatgtaaaatttagaatcaatttaGTATATCTATCATCTCAATCTAAAATTATtgtctatattaatatatatttaacgaTTGACAttcttttacataaaacaaattgattttttacttCTAAGTTGATATACATGAttttgtttaatataatataaaatataatggttaaattattaaaataaccttGTTAAATATgaatagaatataaaatatgataattaaattactaaaattatcaaGGGTGAAAAAGGTCTTTAAAGtcactttaattttatatcaatatcaataaatatactaaattttgtatttataataGTTTATAGTATTGATTGTTGGTGCGGTTAGCATAAATTTGTGTCCTTTCTCTTAGGCAAAATGTCAAATCTTGATTTGGGCATCCATCTTTGATGGCAGACGGCCGCAACGACACCGTCCACATGTACAAGTGAAAGTGATTGTTATTAGGATGTCAACCATAACCTTTGGTCAATATTTGATACCCGACGGGATTCAAGGTCATTCAAAATCACATGTTATTATCAAtatgattttacttaaaatgataaatttgaaataatgaaaactatgatgtgtaaaaaaaataatatttactattttataaaaagtatttgttttaataattttacaaatgagTTGAGATTTAATAGGTTGGTGacaccaatttaattaaattcttagtatatatatacattatttgaaattttattttatataaattaaatagattaattatataaaacttgaaatatttatattattttttcaccaattttaattagttttattttaaatttcaatatatggCATTGAAAATGGAATGGTCCTCCACTTTTGTTATCAAGGAATGGTCCTTCACGTGCCTTCAATTCCGTCCATATTTTGCTACTATTGCTCTCCTTCAATTTATCCCACACTTTCAGAGATACACATTTTTTGGTAGAAAACactttcttatatttttggactttggaaaagtttcctaaaattaataaacaccACAAATAAGTAGTTGAgatttgagaaatataaatgaacaaaagTCGAAGTCATTTTTATTGCTTGTGGATAGGGACTTTAAAGTTTGCATTTTCAACAATATACAAACACTTTTCTCCATCTTTATTTCCAATTTCACACTTAAAGACactcataaaattgttaaattttaaaaatctaaaaataagaTATTGATGGATTATTGGagggtttttttaaataaaagaggTTGTAGTTtggaaatgaaacaaaatacattgaaatttcaaactcaaatttattgaatattatattttaaaagttatagcatgaattatttgagtttatgttaaaattgttaatcAGCTTTTTAATTTAGTGTTAAGGTTGGGGagttaaaagtattttgatattttaggtTTGAATTTCACGGTATATAAATAAAGTGAgaggtttattttctttaaatatttttatttatgattttacttaatagagtgaaaaaatttatagaaaattgaaagagtagtgaaatatatatatatttttatgtgtttggtaggaatgataaatgaattgaaagtaaatataattttcttctcATTCATTACTTGGTAGAGCTGAGAAGTAAGTTTACCTACAAATTGATGCTTAAATTATacccattttcttattttagtacGGTCAAACCTCTATAAAATAATACCTTTGGGACCcgagaaaattattattttaaagttattagtTTAtcgataaatgaatattttattaatttatcaataaattaatatttattaatttagagaaTATTTCATACTTTATGCATAAgcttttttaatcaaaatccaCTATGCATGCAAGTGCAATGAATCAAAGTTAATTGGTtcatgtaacaaaaaaagagagttaATTAATTGGTTCAtgtaaccaaaagaaaaaatagttaatagtttcaaaatccAATACGTATATATTCATTGGATagattagaaattttattataaataaacatatgtacttatcaaaatattgtaattCATATAATCTTTTCCTCCATGACTTCCCATTTGAAAGTTGTAAAAAAGTCTACATTGACAGATGAGATGACAAAATCACTATGTGAGTACAAAAATGAGCATCCCTCAGTAAAAAAGATTTGTAATAATGGGTTCAACAAACATTTGATCTCTCTGTTAGTTAATCAACAATATCAAATACTCTTAAAAGATCATTTGAATATTTGTCACAAAAGATAAAGAATAGGAATGTTAAAAGGCACAAATCAACCAAATATCCCGAATTAGAGAAGGTATTGTATGAGTGATTTCTCCAATATCAAGAGAAAGTAAACATGATGGAGAAATTATTCAAACTATAGCAAAAGAGTTTCTGCAGAAAATGTATGGTGAtgtaaattccaaatttaactTCTCAATTGGTTGGCTAGAATGGTTCAAGGAAAGACATGGGATTAAGTCTTATAGAAGATTTGGTAAAAGTAGTTCAATTGTTATAGAGAATATTGAAGATGCTTTACATCAAATAAGAgctaaattggaaaattttgatctGAAGGATATCTATAATATGGATAAAATAGGTTTATTTTATCGTTTGCAAGTAGATCATTCACTGGCTACAAAGCAATTAGAAGGACGAAAAAAGGACAAGGAAAGACTTACTGTTGTGGTTTGTTGCAATGGGGATGGTGCAAATAAAGTGCATCTTTGGGTTATTAGTAAGTTTGCTAAACCTAGATGCTTTAAACATGTGAATATTGACAATCTTAACTGTCATTATCGAGCCAAGCCAACAAAAAAGCATGGATGATTGTATTgatttttcaagatttttttcGTTGGTTTGATGCTAGAATGACTAGTAGAAAGGTGTTGCTTATAGTAGACAATTGCCCAGCCCATCCCAAGGTTATTGAAGGTTTGAGAAACGTTGAATTATTCTTTTTCCTCCaaattcaacataaaaaattcaaccataTGATGCTGGAATTATTAGAGCAGTTAAGATTTATTATCGGCGTCGCTTTTATTCTAGCATCTTGGAAGGTTACGAGAAAGGAGAAATAAATCCTAAAAAGATTAATGTATTGGATGCAATCCAttttatttgtaacaccccaactccgctacacaccaaaatagagtttCCCAAAACTCGTCCaaccaaatcacaccaacaaataACTGTGGACATTGCAACCAGAGTTGCAGTTAAAACTTCtagatcaaaatatatatggttGAGCCACTATCTTGCAGCCAAGCTGCCATAACAGAAATGTGGATAAACAACCAAATAAGGCAGATTATTAAACTGCCAGAACTTCCTCCTTATAATATCATCCTAACCCCATGCATGTGAAATGACACACAAAATAGAATCAGAACAATGGCATGCTTAACATacaatcaaatatgaaaatttcaaaaatttatcttGTATTAAGagatcaaattaacaaaaatagaaTTGTGTCATAATATCACAAAACATGAGTGTTAGAATATAACATATTCCATTATCATACAACCGGTCAAACAATCACAGAATACAAGTCAGAGCACTTACCTTTGTTTTAGAACTGGTAAGCATATTAGTACTTCTCAATCGTCATTTAATCACGattcaaaacatatattaatcataTCTGATTAACGtgtaaacataaataattaatacacAGTTTCTACTTGTTAAAAACCCACACTACTTACAGTATCATACTTAACGTATATCTTATTAACATGcgtacataatttatattttatgctaCTAGAATATCAAAAATCATGATTTATGGCCTAATTTGTATTATACGGACCCTACAGGAAGCCCGCATTCAACTCATACATCAAATACGACTCTAGGAAAAATTCCAGTTTTTGGGCCCACAAGACCCAATTGGCCAATaccatgtgactcacacagtctggcacacagccgtgtggcgcCTACAATCCCAATTTTTGACTTTCGTTGTTTGTTGTTTTCTCgggttttcgttacacacctggtCATTTTTTTATGCCGATTTAAGAAACGCAATTCCAGCACCCTAAAATGTCATCCAAAACAAATCAATGAACAATGATATACCAAATTCAAACACTAAATTCAGCCTTAACACCAAATATAATAGTCCATTCAAAGCATTCGATTGCTTACCATGCTTGTAGCAGTATTTTCTAAAGCCCTCTATACGCTGAATAAGTAAATGCTAAAACAATCTCACCTACAAGAGGCCATTAACGATCAAAACAGAAATAAAGATGCACTAGAAGCATCCATCTTagacaaaaccaaaaataaataaataacatactacgggaaaaataaaaagaaaagaacgtGAATGACACTTATACAATGATGAACCCGCTAGCTCTCGTCCAAAACGCACAGCACAAGGGTTAGCAGAAAAATAGAGTCTCCATAATAAGAATTGGAAAAAACtagagaagagagagaaattttgCTGAGATCAAAATAGagtaaagaagaagaaatactTTGGGAAAAGAAAACGTCAGATTAATTTCAACAACACCAGAAAACTAACGTTAAAAAAATCTGGGAAAACGTATGGACGGTTGTAGAAGAGGAATTTTATagggaaaataattttaataataattttttaaagctaCCCATATCCATTCTAACTCCCACTAAATATGATTAGTTATCCTTATCAGATTTTCCCCagagtttaaaacaaaaatattttccacttatgcacaaaaagattcaaattcAAGACCCTTGGGTAAGCTGAAGCCTTACCATTGAACTAGCAAGCTCATTATTGACATCACTTAAGCAAAAATAGTATATAAGCTACAAGTTCAAAGATAGGGGTTTAAGCAAAAATTCAAGGGAAATGATTAGAACCCGAAACCTCACACACACTACTCACATCTCTCAACCACTGAACTAGATTAATTCACttgacaaaattttcacaatcttAACTCAAAAATCAGGGCATGAAAAATCTTAGTTCCACAaacccaatttcttctaacctGATTTTTAGGATGTGACATTATCAATTTTGCTTGGAATATTTATGTGAAGCCTACAACTATTGCAAATTGTTTCCGACATTACAAAATTTGATCCGAGGAGGATATGCCTCTCGAACAAAAAATTGGTGatgtttcataaattaaaagaagtatttttttatttacactATAAAAATGCCATGGATGTTGAGCAGATTTTGAATTATCcaagtgaaaataaatttttgatggATTCACTTACAgatgaaaaaattattcaaGGAGTAATAGATGTGCCAGCTGATGACGAGCAAGATCCAGATGACAGTAGTGTTTTACCACATGTTTCTCCAAAAGAGGCTTTTCTAGCTTTGGATGCCTTGAAGAATTATTTAATACAACACGAGAAGAATATACTAGATTTGGTTTATGATATTCTAAAAGTTAAAGATGAAATTGTATTTGATTCACATGGAAAGAAGCAGTTAACTATAGATGCATATTTTagcaaagaataaaattgaaaaaaaagttgtCTAGAAAGAACTTTAGTTTTATGTAttgtatataatattttcagtatatttaatgaattattattttgtattttcattGGGCCAttaaggatttttctaaaattattatattatgcatTTAACGAGGTTATTATTTTATCCCCTTGGCCCAAGTTGGGaccgaaaaaaattattatttaactgagattattaatttgttgaatattcatTTATCGAGGTTTTACTGTACCTATTTTTTTTGTCAGAAGTGatatctaaattattatttttcttgattgACACCTTCATTGGTCAAACCGTTAggtctttttaaaaaaaaaaggttattgTGTTATATTTGTTGGTACCTCCATTGGTCACAAGTTGGtaccaaaactattttttttgttacttgttttacaccaaaatgttatattcattaaaaaaatctaatcaaTAATAAACTGCCATgccatataaacttttaaaaatatatatttttaattattttattttattttctttcttttacattatttttctcttattatttattcttcctttataaTGACTAGCAGTGC
This sequence is a window from Gossypium raimondii isolate GPD5lz chromosome 5, ASM2569854v1, whole genome shotgun sequence. Protein-coding genes within it:
- the LOC105767046 gene encoding uncharacterized protein LOC105767046 yields the protein MDVEQILNYPSENKFLMDSLTDEKIIQGVIDVPADDEQDPDDSSVLPHVSPKEAFLALDALKNYLIQHEKNILDLVYDILKVKDEIVFDSHGKKQLTIDAYFSKE